Proteins from a single region of Palaemon carinicauda isolate YSFRI2023 chromosome 1, ASM3689809v2, whole genome shotgun sequence:
- the LOC137640278 gene encoding zinc finger BED domain-containing protein 5-like has protein sequence MYSSYSSRRRNSIFRDLEDEEFISRLAYLSDIFGALNHLNLSFQGPDCTVTEFISKLGAFVRKLDMWMKNVESKRYGMFELLTTLEREPTNEFAQEIVHHLSLLKTELKHHFPEVTCAYVANPSSVDPADLLLGPGNKWNL, from the coding sequence ATGTACTCCTCTTATTCTTCAAGAAGAAGGAACTCGATTTTCAGAGATCTGGAGGACGAGGAGTTTATCTCAAGGTTGGCCTACCTTTCAGACATTTTTGGAGCCCTCAACCACTTAAACTTGTCGTTCCAAGGGCCCGACTGCACTGTCACAGAGTTCATCTCGAAGCTGGGAGCGTTTGTCCGGAAGCTGGATATGTGGATGAagaacgtggagagcaaacgctacggaatgttcgaactcctgactacccttgagagggagcccactaatgaatttgcccaagaaatcgtccatcacctctcactgctcaagactgaattgaagcatcACTTCCCGGAGGTGACatgtgcctacgtcgccaatccttcctccgttgatccagccgatctgctgttgggaccggggaacaagtGGAACTTATAG